In Candidatus Zixiibacteriota bacterium, the genomic stretch GGTTTTTCCATCAACTTGTTCGTCCCGATAAGGTCGTCGCAGGACCCCTATCTGGACGAAAACAAACCTTCCGACAGTTACCAGGCAACGATCAACTTCCTCGAACGCAAACAGTACGGTTCGATGGGTATGGTGGAACGGATGTTCAGCCGCCGCGCCGAATGGAGCCATCAGTTCGGGGTGTACCGCCGAATGGGATTCTGGAACTTCTTCCATCAACAATATGGTTTAACCGGACCCAGGTTCGTGATCCTGTTTCTGTTGGGTCTGTTCGGTCTCTGGGAGATTGTGCGTCGACGTCCGGCGGTCGGGCTGCCGTTTACGGTCTTGCTCTTATTGAGCACGGTGGGGCTGGTGTTGTACATGAATTTTGCGGACGGCACGCGCATGCTGTCAAACGGATCCGATTACATTGAAGTGCGCGAGCGCGATTATTTTTTCACGCCGGGGTTTATACTCTTCGGCGTGGCTATCGGTTTCGGCATTGCGATTATCCTGGAGTACCTCAGGGAGGGGGTCAGGAAGTACTCGACCGCGCTCCGCCGGATAATTATAGTGGTGCCCAGTCTGGTGCTGCTGCTGCTGCCGTTAATCGCCCTCAAGGTCAACTACAACAAGTGCGACCGGTCGCGCGATTACATGCCCTGGGACTATGCCTGGAACCTTCTTGACAGCGCCGAAAAAAACGCGGTCCTGTTTACAAATGGTGACAACGACACTTTTCCACTTTGGTGCATGCAGGGAGTCTACGGAATTCGCACCGATGTAACCGTTGTCTGTCTGGCCCTGGCCAATACCAAATGGTATATTAAACAATTGCAGACCACTATGGGTCTCGATTTGGGCTGGAGTGAAGAACACATCGATTCGCTGCGACCGTTCCATATTCCGGACAGTATGACGCTGGCTCAGCGTAGTCAGTATGTCGACAAGTCGGTTTTTGGATTCCTCGGAGTGTCGGACACTGAGATGGACAGTCTCTACGCAGAAGGCGTACCGTATGGCGCAACTTTTCGCTTCAGTAATATGGTCCAGGATAAGGTTCTTTATCTATACCAGGGCAAACGACCGATCAATTATGCTGTGTCGATGGGCGGCGGGACACGCTACCATCTCGGTCGGCCGATAGATTCGAGGCTTTCGCTCGACGGTATGATGTGGCGACTGAACGCAACCAGTCCGGGCCGCCACACCGACGTTGATGCTTCGCTTGATTTCTTCACCGGTGAAGATCGGTTTCAGGCACGCGGCGTGAACGATCCAACAATACACAAAAACGAAACGACACGTCGTCTCACCAGCAATTACGCCAATGGTTTTCTGATGGTGGCTGACTCGCTACGAACCCGAGGTGACCTCGAACGGGCACAGGCATTGATGGAGAGGGCTGTCAATCTCATCCCATACTCGGGAGACGCCGTGGAGACTCTGGCTCAATTGTACGCCCAACAGGGAATGATAGCGCCCTTGACTGCCCTGATCGAGAATGCCCAGGCCGGCGACAAGAACTGGTTGCTGATTCTGTTGGCTCGGGCCCATCGTTTTCACGACATGAACGCAGATGCCGAGCGTATTCTGTCGCCCATGCTTTTGTCGAACCCCAGGAACCGACCGGCTTTCGATGAGATGTTGCGGCTCTACTTCGAGACCAAGCAACCCGGCAAAATGGAAGAACTGATGGAACGATGGCTGGTCCAGAATCCCAATGACGCACGAATCCGGGCCATGCTCAAAGAGCTTCGCAAGCAAGGTCGTCGACCCACTCCAACCGAGCAAGACAGTCAATGAGAATCCTGGCATTGAATTGGAACGATCTCATGAACCCATATTCAGGCGGGGCTGAGGTTCATCTCGAAGAATTGTTGAGGCGCCTGGTCAAAGCCGGTCATCAAGTGACGTTGTTCTGCTCCGGATTCAAGAACTGTTTGCCGGAAGAATCCGTTGAGGGCATTCGGATCGTGCGGCGAGGCAATCGCTTCAATTTTAATCTGGTCGCGCCGTTTTATCTCAGGCGCCTGGTTAAGGAAAACGAATTCGATATTCTCGTTGAAGATATCAATAAGATACCCTTCTATACGCCGTGGTATTTGAAACTCAAGACCCTGGTGGTGGTGCCGCATCTGTTTGCGACCACCGTCTTTCATGAGATTAACTTCGTGCTCGGAACCTACATCTATCTGGCCGAACGTCCACTGATACACGTCTATCGGGGCTTGCCTTTCAACGTCATCTCCGAATCGACCGCCGACGATATGGTCGAACGTGGCATTCCGCGAGAAGACATTTCGGTGGTGCACTGCGGTATCGACCGTGACTGCTACACCCCCGATAGCTCGGTACCAAAGTATACCGATCCGACTGTTCTCTATCTGGGTCGAATCAAGAAGTACAAGTCGGTGCAACACCTACTGCGCGCCCTCATGATAGTAAAAGAAAAAGTGCCTGCCGCTCGCCTGAAGATCGTCGGTACCGGCGACTATCTGCCCCACTTGAAATCGTTGGCGGCTTCTTTGGGTTGCCACGACGACGTTGACTTCCCGGGTTTCGTTTCGCAGGAAGAGAAAGTAGAGATTCTCAGGCGTTCTCACGTGGCGGTGTTGCCGAGTTTGAAAGAAGGTTGGGGATTGACCAATATTGAAGCCAACTCAGTAGGCACCACCGTTGTTGCGGCCGATTCGCCCGGGCTGCGGGATTCGGTGCGTGACGGCCGGACCGGCTTCCTCTACGAGTATGGAAACATCGAACAGTTGGCCGACAGACTCCTGAAGGTACTTACCGACGACGATCTCCGCGCCCGGCTCGAAGGTGGCGGCCTTGAGTGGGCCGATGAGTTCAATTGGGACCATGCCGCCGTGAAATTCGAACAATTGCTGATCGATACTGTGGGGAGTAAGGCATGACTCTTA encodes the following:
- a CDS encoding DUF2723 domain-containing protein, whose product is MKLYFDQHLDKVNLTVGIGVWAVVMLVYWLTKAATMSFWDCGEFITAAYRLAIPHPPGSPLYITVGRIFSLIPVSADIGVRLNFLSGFCSAFTALFCYLSAVRILRHWFVEQTSRFSRLLVYGGAVSGALFAAFSLTNWTNSIEAEVYGMAMMITTGILWLTLVYLNKRGSLTAERIMLMIVFAAFLGIGVHMTTFIILPVAALLFVIQKDAPASAWFGMALFFVVELYMIFALSSRPGEIPFFLPVVIVFVFYLFYIFSFDKIPAPFLYLALGFLISVAPIYVQGLLAITTAGGAAIDDPGGVLGIAGLIGQIAFGLVVLYGLFCLVKYRSPGMAKDVRAHYKMQAWFILAAALMVFVLYLPKGYLAFLLLSALALIVLIVYQARQINWPILVALVSISTVVIGLELFFYAVPIGACGILVLGFALKMERWKSALMILVVAALGFSINLFVPIRSSQDPYLDENKPSDSYQATINFLERKQYGSMGMVERMFSRRAEWSHQFGVYRRMGFWNFFHQQYGLTGPRFVILFLLGLFGLWEIVRRRPAVGLPFTVLLLLSTVGLVLYMNFADGTRMLSNGSDYIEVRERDYFFTPGFILFGVAIGFGIAIILEYLREGVRKYSTALRRIIIVVPSLVLLLLPLIALKVNYNKCDRSRDYMPWDYAWNLLDSAEKNAVLFTNGDNDTFPLWCMQGVYGIRTDVTVVCLALANTKWYIKQLQTTMGLDLGWSEEHIDSLRPFHIPDSMTLAQRSQYVDKSVFGFLGVSDTEMDSLYAEGVPYGATFRFSNMVQDKVLYLYQGKRPINYAVSMGGGTRYHLGRPIDSRLSLDGMMWRLNATSPGRHTDVDASLDFFTGEDRFQARGVNDPTIHKNETTRRLTSNYANGFLMVADSLRTRGDLERAQALMERAVNLIPYSGDAVETLAQLYAQQGMIAPLTALIENAQAGDKNWLLILLARAHRFHDMNADAERILSPMLLSNPRNRPAFDEMLRLYFETKQPGKMEELMERWLVQNPNDARIRAMLKELRKQGRRPTPTEQDSQ
- a CDS encoding glycosyltransferase family 4 protein, producing the protein MNPYSGGAEVHLEELLRRLVKAGHQVTLFCSGFKNCLPEESVEGIRIVRRGNRFNFNLVAPFYLRRLVKENEFDILVEDINKIPFYTPWYLKLKTLVVVPHLFATTVFHEINFVLGTYIYLAERPLIHVYRGLPFNVISESTADDMVERGIPREDISVVHCGIDRDCYTPDSSVPKYTDPTVLYLGRIKKYKSVQHLLRALMIVKEKVPAARLKIVGTGDYLPHLKSLAASLGCHDDVDFPGFVSQEEKVEILRRSHVAVLPSLKEGWGLTNIEANSVGTTVVAADSPGLRDSVRDGRTGFLYEYGNIEQLADRLLKVLTDDDLRARLEGGGLEWADEFNWDHAAVKFEQLLIDTVGSKA